From Psychroflexus torquis ATCC 700755, the proteins below share one genomic window:
- a CDS encoding DUF4304 domain-containing protein, whose amino-acid sequence MKNFNLFGKTKRQSSNSESEKSEFEKIKVFKSLPKEQWKPAYNELNKIIGANLKEYGFKKKGRKHYRLTNDLLEIIDIDNRGSWSGARDDIEIRIGLVPYCWQGLTTEHYLVGSKPIEEIDKTIRNHFRISKEYLILADYISERIIKNILPYFEKYNSTKKITRQPYIFPYKASHLTFDTYNSHLLILFAEIKQHKANKSIEILEKLIEVSTHFENELELKKWTEIKTLIENNDWESIDKILTKNEHKELNKLKIKPVANTVYN is encoded by the coding sequence ATGAAGAACTTCAATCTTTTCGGAAAAACCAAAAGGCAGAGCTCAAATTCTGAATCTGAAAAATCGGAATTTGAAAAAATTAAGGTTTTTAAAAGCTTACCAAAAGAACAATGGAAACCAGCTTACAACGAACTGAATAAAATAATTGGTGCTAACCTCAAAGAATACGGATTTAAAAAGAAAGGCAGAAAACATTATCGACTGACAAATGACTTGTTGGAAATTATAGACATTGATAATCGTGGAAGTTGGTCTGGAGCGAGAGATGATATTGAAATCCGAATTGGATTAGTTCCATACTGTTGGCAAGGTTTGACAACAGAACATTATTTAGTTGGTTCAAAACCAATTGAGGAAATTGACAAGACCATCCGAAATCATTTTAGAATTTCAAAAGAATATTTGATTTTAGCAGATTATATATCAGAAAGAATTATAAAAAATATTCTTCCATATTTTGAGAAATATAACTCGACAAAAAAAATAACAAGGCAACCGTATATTTTTCCTTATAAAGCTTCACATTTGACATTTGATACTTACAATAGTCATTTGTTAATTCTGTTTGCCGAAATCAAACAACACAAAGCAAATAAATCAATTGAGATTCTTGAGAAATTAATTGAAGTCAGCACACATTTCGAGAATGAATTGGAATTAAAAAAGTGGACGGAAATTAAAACTCTGATTGAAAATAATGACTGGGAATCAATAGACAAAATATTAACTAAAAACGAACATAAAGAATTAAACAAACTGAAAATAAAGCCTGTTGCCAACACGGTGTATAATTAA
- a CDS encoding fatty acid desaturase family protein produces the protein MVNSSIKFSRKDPQKFFKTLNKRVNAYFNDNNIKKTGNWKLHVKTIVMFSLFLSPYFLILFLDISDWWKLLFTVLMGIGMAGVGMNVMHDGNHGTYSKKKWVNKFMGSSIYILAGNVYNWQVQHNVLHHTYTNIHGHDEDIDASGIIRFSHNAKWHRFHKFQHIYSVFLYGLLTFNWALTSDFKQTKRYLKRQLSYGKMPSPFKQWGLLAITKALYISIWIVIPILIGIGWWKVLIGFFVMHYTAGIMLSVIFQLAHMVEKNDMPMPNEVGEMKNTWAIHQLFTTTNFATNNKIMNWFSGGLNHQVEHHIFPNISHVHYNNISEIVKETAQEFNLPYNEYKSTREAIKSHFRHLRTLGSEPQLS, from the coding sequence ATGGTAAATTCAAGTATCAAATTTTCAAGGAAAGATCCACAAAAGTTCTTTAAAACGCTTAACAAAAGGGTCAATGCTTACTTCAACGACAACAACATTAAGAAAACAGGAAACTGGAAATTGCATGTTAAGACTATTGTTATGTTTAGCTTATTCTTAAGCCCTTACTTCTTAATTTTATTCCTAGATATTTCAGATTGGTGGAAATTGCTTTTCACTGTTCTTATGGGAATAGGTATGGCTGGTGTTGGTATGAATGTTATGCATGATGGAAATCATGGGACTTATTCAAAGAAAAAATGGGTAAACAAGTTTATGGGAAGTTCTATTTATATACTTGCTGGAAATGTTTATAATTGGCAAGTTCAACACAATGTTCTTCATCATACCTATACCAATATTCACGGTCATGACGAAGATATTGATGCTAGTGGAATTATTCGTTTTTCTCATAATGCGAAGTGGCATCGTTTTCATAAATTTCAGCACATTTATTCTGTATTTTTATATGGGTTATTAACGTTTAACTGGGCGTTAACATCAGATTTTAAACAAACTAAACGCTATTTGAAAAGACAATTATCTTACGGTAAAATGCCAAGTCCTTTTAAACAATGGGGGTTATTGGCCATTACTAAAGCTTTATATATTTCTATTTGGATTGTAATTCCTATTTTAATTGGAATTGGTTGGTGGAAAGTGTTGATTGGTTTTTTTGTAATGCATTATACTGCAGGAATCATGTTGAGTGTAATTTTCCAATTAGCTCATATGGTTGAGAAAAATGATATGCCAATGCCAAACGAAGTCGGAGAAATGAAAAATACATGGGCTATTCATCAATTGTTTACAACCACAAACTTCGCCACTAACAATAAGATCATGAATTGGTTTAGCGGTGGTCTTAATCACCAAGTAGAGCATCATATATTTCCAAATATTAGCCATGTTCATTACAATAACATCAGTGAAATTGTAAAGGAAACAGCTCAAGAATTTAATTTGCCTTACAACGAGTATAAATCTACTCGAGAAGCTATTAAATCTCACTTCAGACATTTACGAACGTTAGGCAGCGAACCTCAACTTTCTTAA
- the pruA gene encoding L-glutamate gamma-semialdehyde dehydrogenase translates to MGKGYFQVPKAINEPIKSYAPGSPERESIQKMYKKVYNEKAEVPLYIGSEEIKTGHTKSIRPPHDHQHEVGIFHNAEEKHVEQAIDSALEARKKWAKLPWEQRAAIFLKAADLIAGPYRDRINATTMIGQSKTVLQAEIDSACELCDFLRFNVEYMTEIYREQPESADNEWNRLEHRPLEGFVYAITPFNFTAIAGNLPSSAALMGNVAVWKPSDSQMLSAQVIMEVFKEAGLPDGVINMIMGDPVMITDKILARKEFAGIHFTGSTDVFKGIWAKIGENIHTYNTYPRIVGETGGKDFIIAHKSADAQMVATALLRGAFEFQGQKCSAASRSYISNSLWPSVKERLVKDVTSIKMGSTGDFDNFIGAVIHEQSFDKLAKYIDRAKDSDEAEIIVGGNYDKSKGYFIEPTVIVTTNPQYETMVEELFGPVLTLYVYDDTKFEDTLHLVDETSQYGLTGSIISTDRYAASVATDILQNSAGNFYINDKCTGAVVGRQPFGGARNSGTNDKAGSKFNLLRWSSPRLIKETFVPATYYTYPHMG, encoded by the coding sequence ATGGGAAAAGGATATTTTCAAGTGCCAAAAGCAATAAACGAACCTATCAAATCATACGCACCCGGATCTCCAGAGAGAGAATCGATACAAAAAATGTATAAAAAGGTGTATAACGAAAAAGCTGAAGTCCCCTTATATATTGGAAGTGAAGAAATTAAGACAGGGCATACTAAAAGCATCCGACCACCTCACGACCATCAACACGAAGTTGGCATCTTTCATAATGCTGAAGAAAAGCACGTAGAACAAGCCATTGATTCTGCTCTTGAAGCAAGAAAAAAATGGGCCAAACTTCCTTGGGAACAAAGAGCTGCTATATTTCTAAAAGCTGCAGATCTTATTGCAGGGCCATATAGAGACAGAATAAATGCAACGACCATGATTGGTCAATCTAAAACTGTTTTACAAGCCGAAATCGATTCAGCTTGTGAGCTTTGTGATTTCTTAAGATTCAATGTAGAATATATGACTGAAATCTACAGAGAGCAACCAGAATCTGCAGACAATGAATGGAATAGACTAGAGCATAGACCTTTAGAAGGATTTGTGTACGCTATCACTCCCTTTAATTTTACAGCCATTGCGGGAAATCTGCCCTCTAGTGCTGCATTAATGGGTAATGTTGCCGTTTGGAAGCCAAGTGATAGCCAAATGTTATCTGCTCAAGTTATTATGGAAGTTTTCAAAGAAGCTGGTTTACCTGACGGTGTTATCAATATGATTATGGGAGATCCTGTCATGATTACTGATAAAATTTTAGCAAGAAAAGAATTCGCTGGAATCCATTTTACAGGAAGCACTGACGTCTTTAAAGGAATCTGGGCTAAAATTGGAGAAAACATACATACCTATAATACCTACCCTAGAATTGTAGGAGAAACTGGTGGTAAAGATTTTATTATCGCACACAAATCTGCAGATGCACAAATGGTTGCTACTGCTTTATTAAGAGGTGCCTTTGAATTTCAAGGTCAAAAATGTAGTGCAGCTTCAAGATCTTATATTTCTAACAGCTTATGGCCTAGTGTAAAAGAAAGATTAGTGAAAGACGTTACGTCTATTAAAATGGGTTCTACAGGTGATTTCGATAATTTTATCGGTGCCGTTATCCACGAACAGTCCTTTGATAAACTAGCAAAATACATCGACAGAGCCAAAGATAGTGATGAAGCTGAAATTATTGTAGGTGGTAATTATGACAAGTCTAAAGGTTATTTTATAGAACCTACAGTAATTGTGACCACCAATCCACAGTATGAAACTATGGTGGAAGAATTATTTGGTCCGGTATTGACCCTTTATGTTTATGATGACACTAAGTTTGAAGATACTCTTCACCTTGTCGATGAAACAAGTCAGTATGGGCTAACAGGCTCAATTATCTCTACAGATCGCTATGCGGCTTCTGTAGCTACAGATATTTTACAAAATTCTGCTGGTAATTTCTATATCAATGACAAATGCACTGGTGCTGTTGTAGGACGCCAACCCTTTGGTGGAGCTAGAAATAGTGGAACTAACGATAAAGCAGGTTCAAAATTCAATTTATTGAGATGGTCTTCTCCAAGATTGATCAAAGAAACTTTTGTACCAGCTACTTATTATACCTACCCACATATGGGATAA
- the rsmG gene encoding 16S rRNA (guanine(527)-N(7))-methyltransferase RsmG, whose product MSLLLKYFPDLDDNQLKQFEKISEVYKDWNQKINVVSRKDIDEIYIRHVLHSMGIAKIQPFLPGSKVLDVGTGGGFPGIPLAILFPETEFTLVDSIGKKIKVVEDVVEELGLQNVKAINDRVENISGEFDFIVSRAVAVMPSFVHWVKGKIAKHSLHERKNGILYLKGGDLSEEIEPYRTVEVFELSDIFEEEFFDTKKVVYLPMKYKGKP is encoded by the coding sequence GTGAGTTTACTATTAAAATATTTCCCCGATTTAGACGACAATCAATTAAAGCAGTTTGAGAAAATCTCTGAAGTCTATAAAGATTGGAATCAGAAAATTAACGTTGTTTCTCGAAAAGATATCGATGAAATCTATATTCGCCATGTCCTACATAGCATGGGGATTGCGAAAATTCAACCTTTTTTACCTGGCTCAAAAGTTTTAGATGTTGGAACTGGCGGTGGGTTTCCAGGAATTCCATTGGCAATTTTATTTCCAGAAACTGAATTTACTTTAGTGGATAGCATTGGTAAGAAAATTAAAGTTGTGGAGGACGTGGTTGAAGAACTCGGTCTTCAAAACGTAAAAGCTATTAACGATAGGGTTGAAAATATTTCAGGTGAATTTGATTTTATAGTCAGTAGAGCAGTTGCTGTTATGCCTAGCTTTGTGCATTGGGTAAAAGGTAAAATCGCAAAGCACTCACTACACGAAAGAAAAAACGGTATTCTTTATTTAAAAGGTGGAGATCTATCAGAGGAAATAGAGCCCTACAGAACTGTAGAAGTCTTTGAGCTCTCAGATATTTTTGAAGAAGAATTTTTCGACACCAAAAAAGTGGTTTATTTACCGATGAAATATAAAGGCAAACCATAG
- a CDS encoding pyridoxal phosphate-dependent aminotransferase — translation MIQLSDKIQKLETSATLAMASKARELKAEGKDIIGLSLGEPDFNTPDFIREAAIQAINDNYNSYTPVDGYEDLKRAVQLKFNRDNNLDYNLNQIVVSTGAKQSLYNIASVVLNPGDEVILPCPYWVSYKDMVKLNEGVAVEVQTDIEQDFKMTADQLRSAITPKTKMLWYSSPCNPSGSVYTEEELRALAEVLKDYPDIVVVSDEIYEHINFGEKKTFSMGEIDFMYDRTVTVNGVSKAFAMTGWRIGYIGAPEKIANACKKLQGQVTSGANCIAQRAVITALEAPVEKIQFMIDKFKSRRKLILDLISGIQGFECNEPMGAFYVFPNISFYFGKTFNGKKIENATDFSMFLLEVANVATVTGEAFGNPNCIRISYAASEANIEEALERIKKSLT, via the coding sequence ATGATTCAACTTTCTGATAAAATTCAAAAACTTGAAACTTCAGCAACCCTAGCTATGGCCTCCAAAGCCAGAGAATTAAAAGCTGAAGGCAAAGATATTATAGGACTTAGCCTCGGAGAACCAGACTTTAATACTCCAGATTTTATCAGAGAAGCTGCTATTCAAGCTATAAATGATAATTATAATTCTTACACGCCAGTAGATGGTTATGAAGATTTAAAAAGAGCTGTTCAATTAAAATTTAATAGGGATAATAATTTAGATTATAATCTCAACCAAATTGTGGTTTCTACGGGAGCTAAACAGTCTCTTTACAATATTGCCTCTGTCGTTTTAAACCCAGGAGATGAAGTCATTTTACCATGCCCCTATTGGGTGAGTTATAAAGACATGGTAAAATTGAACGAAGGTGTTGCAGTTGAAGTTCAGACAGACATAGAACAAGATTTTAAAATGACTGCAGATCAGCTTAGATCTGCCATAACACCCAAAACAAAAATGCTTTGGTACAGTTCTCCTTGCAATCCAAGTGGGTCTGTATATACCGAAGAAGAACTTCGAGCTTTGGCTGAGGTGCTTAAAGATTATCCAGATATTGTTGTGGTAAGTGACGAGATTTACGAGCACATTAATTTTGGAGAGAAAAAAACTTTCTCTATGGGGGAAATTGACTTTATGTACGATAGAACTGTTACTGTAAACGGGGTTTCCAAAGCTTTTGCCATGACAGGTTGGAGAATCGGATATATAGGTGCTCCAGAGAAGATAGCTAATGCCTGTAAGAAACTTCAAGGTCAAGTTACTAGTGGTGCCAATTGTATTGCCCAAAGAGCAGTTATTACAGCACTAGAAGCTCCTGTGGAAAAGATTCAGTTCATGATTGATAAATTCAAATCAAGACGCAAATTGATATTGGATTTAATTAGCGGAATTCAGGGTTTTGAATGTAATGAACCTATGGGTGCTTTTTATGTGTTTCCGAATATCTCCTTTTATTTCGGCAAAACCTTTAATGGTAAGAAAATAGAAAACGCAACTGATTTCTCCATGTTTTTATTGGAAGTTGCCAATGTAGCTACTGTAACTGGTGAAGCTTTTGGTAATCCAAACTGCATTAGAATTTCTTATGCTGCCAGCGAAGCTAATATTGAAGAAGCCTTAGAACGCATCAAGAAATCCCTTACTTAA
- a CDS encoding DUF4433 domain-containing protein has product MKHIDSYNDNDYINILKLLQDEMAVIENFLTSIIQNNNFSEIDDLEMFYNDIFSKPVIKKHIVCKISQIYKPLYLSNPGPHSKGNSYYHLILKLESEEINWLDNLYNKVLSRFIRFYKHFFSKIDNYFISMNSSQLENYQQVFEKIKEEVKVFIDTVDKREILSRRQQLKTELLTKIPFGGLFYITHLDNVASILKLGILSHNLAHSNGFVSTDISNQQVNARRNRIDPNLGGNIHDYTPLYFNHKNPMLYTLCKNTDRNKLILLKVNPHILLAENVSFSDGNASVRSTKFYNNIEEFNNINWTLINSGSWNHYEFNIKREQSRIMCSEVLAKEKIPSYYINEIFVYSEETLEQILPMFPNHLGIKTSINKSLYF; this is encoded by the coding sequence ATGAAACACATTGACAGCTATAACGACAACGATTACATAAATATCCTCAAACTTTTACAGGATGAAATGGCTGTTATTGAAAATTTCCTAACCTCTATTATTCAAAACAACAACTTTAGTGAAATAGATGATTTAGAAATGTTTTACAATGATATTTTTAGTAAACCAGTAATCAAAAAACATATTGTTTGCAAAATAAGCCAAATATACAAACCTCTTTACCTTTCAAATCCAGGACCACATTCAAAAGGGAATTCATATTATCATTTAATTCTAAAATTAGAGAGCGAAGAAATTAATTGGCTTGATAATCTTTACAATAAGGTTTTATCAAGGTTCATAAGATTTTACAAACACTTTTTTTCAAAAATTGACAACTATTTTATTTCAATGAACAGCAGTCAATTAGAAAATTATCAGCAAGTATTTGAAAAAATAAAAGAAGAGGTTAAAGTGTTTATTGATACGGTAGACAAAAGAGAAATCTTATCAAGAAGACAGCAGCTTAAAACAGAATTGCTAACTAAAATACCCTTTGGAGGTCTTTTTTATATAACACATTTAGACAATGTTGCAAGTATTTTAAAACTTGGAATTTTGTCTCATAATTTAGCACATAGTAATGGATTTGTAAGTACTGATATTTCAAACCAACAAGTAAATGCACGAAGAAACAGAATTGACCCCAATTTAGGTGGGAATATTCACGACTATACACCTTTGTATTTTAATCACAAAAATCCAATGTTGTATACTTTGTGCAAAAATACAGATAGAAACAAATTGATATTACTTAAAGTAAATCCACATATACTTTTGGCTGAAAACGTTTCCTTTTCAGACGGTAATGCTTCTGTTCGCTCGACCAAGTTTTATAACAATATAGAAGAGTTTAATAATATTAATTGGACCTTAATAAATAGTGGCTCGTGGAACCATTATGAATTCAATATTAAACGAGAACAAAGCAGAATAATGTGTTCAGAAGTCTTGGCAAAAGAAAAAATACCCTCTTATTACATTAACGAAATATTCGTTTATAGTGAGGAAACTTTAGAACAGATTTTACCAATGTTTCCAAATCATTTAGGAATTAAAACAAGTATTAATAAAAGTCTGTATTTCTGA
- a CDS encoding IS91 family transposase translates to MQPKHRVAEVLNLEVDRLQEIAYTSWNQRALHAIRKCRTKALGGHLDWCMNCKKLHLQFNSCRNRHCPTCQWHKQHEWVAARTQELLPVPYFHVVFTLPDHLNSVAIPYPKVLYKILFDSAWETLSAFGNNPKHLGAKLGMIAVLHTWGQNLQLHPHLHCIVPGGGVCEAGFWKRGTAKDDFLFSVEAMSDKFRGRFVSKLRKALPQLPQSLYDKLFKKEWVVYAKSPFGKPEHVIEYLGRYTHKIAISNHRILSIDKEKRRITFSLKDYRKGGQKTTLTLSTKEFIRRFQLHILSKGFTRIRHYGFLSSSWKKEKLPLLQLQLANKDLSYMETFEVQEESLYRCCPSCKKETLITLFTIDSRGPPKDYKKIIKDKLEYKN, encoded by the coding sequence ATGCAACCCAAACATAGAGTAGCAGAGGTATTGAATCTAGAGGTAGATCGTCTGCAAGAAATAGCCTATACCAGTTGGAATCAGCGCGCTTTGCATGCGATAAGAAAATGCCGCACTAAAGCTCTTGGTGGACATTTAGATTGGTGTATGAATTGCAAGAAGCTCCATTTGCAATTCAATTCCTGTCGCAATAGGCATTGTCCTACTTGCCAATGGCATAAGCAGCATGAGTGGGTTGCTGCAAGAACGCAAGAACTCCTTCCTGTGCCTTATTTTCATGTTGTTTTTACACTCCCAGACCATCTCAATTCTGTGGCAATACCTTATCCCAAAGTGCTATATAAAATCTTATTTGATAGCGCATGGGAAACCCTCTCTGCCTTTGGCAACAACCCCAAACATCTAGGTGCAAAACTAGGGATGATTGCCGTGCTACATACTTGGGGTCAGAATTTACAATTGCACCCGCATTTGCACTGTATTGTTCCAGGGGGAGGTGTTTGTGAGGCAGGATTCTGGAAAAGAGGAACAGCAAAAGATGATTTTCTATTTTCAGTAGAGGCGATGAGTGATAAATTTAGAGGTCGTTTTGTGTCTAAATTACGAAAGGCACTTCCCCAATTACCGCAATCTTTATATGATAAGTTGTTTAAAAAAGAGTGGGTGGTGTATGCCAAATCTCCTTTTGGAAAACCAGAACATGTGATTGAATATTTAGGTAGGTACACCCATAAAATAGCGATAAGTAATCACCGTATCTTGTCGATTGATAAAGAAAAAAGGAGGATTACATTTAGTTTAAAAGACTATAGAAAAGGTGGGCAAAAAACCACACTAACACTCTCCACTAAAGAATTTATACGGCGTTTTCAACTCCATATTCTTTCCAAAGGCTTTACTCGAATAAGGCATTATGGCTTTTTGAGTAGTAGTTGGAAAAAAGAAAAGTTACCGCTATTGCAATTACAATTAGCCAATAAGGACTTATCATATATGGAAACCTTTGAAGTTCAAGAGGAATCTCTATATCGCTGTTGTCCGAGTTGTAAAAAAGAGACATTAATCACACTTTTTACCATTGATAGTCGTGGTCCACCAAAGGATTACAAAAAAATTATAAAGGATAAACTGGAATACAAAAATTAA
- a CDS encoding macro domain-containing protein: protein MKIIEGNIFTTDCQTIVNTVNCFGIMGAGIALECRYRYPEMFERYKEMCDKKLLDIGKLYLYQSNTKWILNFPTKNHWKFPTKPIYLEKGLLKFKETYEQKKIQSIAFPLLGAQNGGLSKDESLELLQKHLKGIEIPIEIYIYKENASDDLYNIFKTAFLSNNLESLKRLTDLKSNQIKKITEILENEDLKNMGQLSSFKGIGETTISKCFNYAMRPDIKNIQKKLF, encoded by the coding sequence TTGAAAATAATTGAAGGAAACATATTTACAACCGATTGTCAAACAATAGTCAATACTGTGAATTGTTTCGGAATTATGGGTGCAGGAATTGCACTCGAATGTAGATATCGCTATCCCGAAATGTTTGAGCGTTACAAGGAAATGTGCGACAAAAAATTACTTGATATTGGTAAACTTTACCTTTATCAATCCAATACCAAATGGATATTAAACTTTCCGACAAAAAATCATTGGAAATTCCCAACAAAACCAATTTACCTCGAAAAAGGACTTCTAAAATTCAAAGAAACTTACGAGCAAAAAAAAATTCAATCAATTGCTTTTCCATTATTAGGTGCTCAAAATGGAGGACTTTCCAAAGATGAATCACTTGAACTGTTACAAAAACATTTGAAAGGAATAGAAATCCCAATCGAAATTTACATTTATAAAGAGAATGCTTCAGACGATTTGTATAACATTTTCAAAACTGCGTTTTTATCTAACAATTTGGAAAGCCTAAAGCGATTAACTGACTTAAAGAGTAATCAGATTAAAAAAATCACAGAAATTTTAGAAAATGAAGATTTGAAAAATATGGGACAACTATCGTCTTTTAAAGGCATTGGAGAAACAACTATTTCAAAATGCTTCAATTACGCAATGCGACCAGATATTAAAAACATTCAAAAAAAATTATTCTAA
- a CDS encoding IS1595-like element ISPto1 family transposase, which yields MNIDNLKEEILSLSTLDRDNLLKDITDSLEHNQLVERASRRHILDNKMGGCPHCLHEKYVRFGVDKGSQRYKCKSCNRSFTEYTGTWMAGLQRKDMISSYLSLMVQEKSLDKISSELGINKKTAFDWRHKILASFDTKNDDDQDNFTGITESDETFFLRSEKGMEVKDRESRKRGGKSKKRGISKDQVAVIVTQDRKSTLDLSVAKLGRIGKVDIENAIGKRVIKDITILCSDAHHSYKGFAKDSETEFHIVNASKGERVKGKYHIQHVNSTHNRVKKWIENTFWGVSTKYLQQYMNWYRIKENIKSRSDRANAFVEETIALGTLKRYNQIESRYENLISTQT from the coding sequence ATGAACATAGATAATCTAAAAGAGGAAATACTATCACTATCCACTCTAGATCGTGATAATCTGTTAAAGGATATTACAGATTCACTTGAGCATAATCAATTGGTTGAGCGGGCTTCCCGTCGCCATATTTTAGATAATAAAATGGGCGGATGCCCACATTGTTTACATGAAAAATATGTTCGTTTTGGAGTTGACAAAGGCTCGCAGCGCTATAAGTGCAAGTCTTGCAATAGAAGCTTTACTGAATATACTGGCACTTGGATGGCGGGACTTCAAAGAAAGGATATGATTTCATCTTATTTAAGTCTTATGGTTCAAGAAAAAAGTTTAGATAAAATAAGTTCAGAATTAGGCATCAATAAAAAGACAGCCTTTGATTGGCGTCATAAGATATTAGCTTCATTCGATACTAAAAATGACGATGACCAAGACAACTTTACAGGTATTACAGAGAGTGACGAAACCTTTTTCCTAAGATCAGAAAAAGGTATGGAGGTAAAAGATAGGGAATCAAGAAAAAGAGGCGGTAAGTCTAAAAAGAGAGGTATAAGTAAAGATCAAGTTGCGGTAATTGTAACACAGGATAGAAAATCAACATTAGACCTTAGCGTGGCTAAACTCGGTCGAATAGGAAAAGTAGATATAGAAAATGCTATCGGTAAACGTGTTATAAAGGATATAACCATATTGTGTAGCGATGCCCATCACAGTTATAAAGGGTTTGCCAAAGATAGCGAAACAGAGTTCCACATCGTAAATGCATCAAAAGGAGAAAGAGTAAAAGGAAAGTATCACATACAACACGTTAATTCTACTCACAATAGAGTTAAAAAATGGATTGAAAATACCTTTTGGGGAGTATCAACAAAATATCTACAACAATATATGAATTGGTATCGAATAAAGGAAAATATAAAGTCTAGAAGCGATAGAGCCAACGCCTTTGTGGAAGAAACAATTGCTCTAGGTACATTGAAACGGTATAATCAAATCGAATCTAGATATGAAAACTTAATATCAACGCAGACCTAA
- a CDS encoding phage integrase N-terminal SAM-like domain-containing protein — MIGIKFTPDKVLQALIKSLDKPKWSARYNMAYVLNTKNNLSTIYTTFKGVAWINYNRFLTNRPIHTSNEEVDIDWYKKRKVTKQHRRCPEEYLLKLELKRYANSTIRTYVHFFEHFINQYPHIDLQAINESHIRAYLQLLIRQGKSNSCVNQAINAIKFYYEVVLGMPNRFYEVERPRKEFHTNIVSKCRIK; from the coding sequence ATGATAGGTATCAAGTTTACACCAGATAAGGTTTTACAGGCGCTTATAAAAAGTCTAGATAAGCCTAAGTGGAGTGCACGTTATAATATGGCCTATGTTTTAAATACCAAAAACAACCTGTCTACTATTTACACTACTTTTAAAGGAGTGGCTTGGATTAATTATAACCGATTTCTAACCAATAGACCTATTCATACCTCTAACGAAGAGGTAGATATTGACTGGTACAAAAAACGAAAAGTCACAAAACAGCACCGCCGTTGTCCAGAAGAATACTTACTAAAACTAGAGCTTAAACGGTATGCGAATAGCACGATACGAACTTATGTTCATTTTTTTGAACACTTTATAAACCAGTATCCACATATAGATTTGCAGGCCATTAATGAAAGCCACATACGGGCGTATCTGCAACTGCTTATTCGCCAAGGTAAGTCCAACTCTTGCGTTAATCAAGCCATTAACGCCATCAAATTTTATTATGAAGTTGTATTGGGTATGCCCAATCGGTTTTATGAGGTAGAAAGACCTAGAAAGGAGTTTCATACCAATATAGTATCTAAATGTCGGATAAAATAA